One Aneurinibacillus migulanus genomic window, GGGAAATCTTCTTTAATCAGTCTAATCCCGCGCTTCTATGATGTACGCGAGGGTAGCATCTGTATTGATGGGTACGATGTGCGTGATGTAACGATGAGAAGCTTGCGTAGTCAGATTGGGATGGTACTTCAGGATAATATTCTGTTTAGTGATTCCATTAGAGAAAATATCCTTATGGGAAACCCGGAAGCGAGTCAGGAAGAAGTAATCGAAGCGGCAAAAGCGGCCAATGCCCACGATTTCATTATGGAATTGACAAATGGCTATGATACGGAAATCGGAGAGCGGGGAGTAAAACTATCTGGTGGACAGAAACAGCGGATTGCCATTGCTCGCGTATTCCTGAAAAATCCCAGCATTCTGATACTTGATGAGGCAACATCGGCGCTTGATTTAGAATCTGAGCATTTAATTCAGCAGTCGCTTGAGCGACTCGCGCATAATCGGACGACATTTATCGTCGCGCATCGTCTTTCCACCATTACGCATGCGGATAAAATCGTGCTAATTGAAGATGGCCGGATTAAAGAAGAAGGTACACATCATGAGCTGATGAATAGGCATGGGGCATACTATAAGCTGTTTACTGTACAAAATTTGGATGACACAGAATTGACGGAAACCGAACTTAATAGATGAAGTTAAAACCGCCGCGAAAATGCTGGCGGAACTATTAGTATGTAGGATAAAAAGGAACAGTATTTGAAGCACTGTTCCTTTTTTATATCTGACTTGGTGAATCAACATGGTCTTGTGGTAGTAGATAAGATGCTGTATATTGATTAATTTGCGGAGGCTGTGTTCTCTTCGTAAATTGCTTCCCATCCAGCTGGTGTCACAAAGATACGAATGCATTTGATTTTGCGATCTTCGCACAATGTGAACCAGTGACGGGTATAGGCAGGTACAGAAATCAGATCACCCGGCTCCATTACGACATCGAAATAGCGTCCGTCGTTTCCTTTTAAAGTGAAGATGCCATGTCCGTCTACGCAGAAGCGAACTTCATCATCCGTATGATGATGCTCTTCCTTGAATTTATCGAGCAATGCATCGAGATTTGGCGTAGCATCGGACAATACGATAATATCTTCAGTCTCATAACCGCGGCGTGCGCTTAGTTCGTCGATTTCGGTACGGAAGGAGTCGATGATTTGCTGTTTTTCTGCATCAGACAGAGAATAGTTTTCTTTTAGATTGCCCTCAAGTCGTTCAACACCCCATTTTTCATATATAACATCTTGACTATTTAAGAAATCTTTTACCTCGTTTCCTTTCACAATTTGTTTTTTTGTATCCAAAAAAGTAATGTAAGCCATTTTATTTTCCCTCTCTTTCGAATATTCGTTCTATATTTATGGTAATTATAGCTGTCCTGCAGCTCGATATGTGAGTGTTTGTTGCTGTCCTGCAATATGTCCGGCAAATTGTTGAACTTGCAGCCATTGCAGGTGATATCCAAACAGGAATTCAAATGCTTCAAGATGGCGCTTTGCTTCAAAGTTGTTACGGCCCCATGCATAAATACCATGATTACGGATTAATACGCCAGGGATACGAGGGTCTAGTACTTTCTCAACCGCTAGCGCCAGTCGGGGAATATCGGCGAAATTCTCGACAATGGGTATCCGGATTTCCGCGTTTTCTTCCCAGATGCCGAGACCTTTGATAAGTTCTTGATTGCGCAATGTTA contains:
- a CDS encoding 1,2-dihydroxy-3-keto-5-methylthiopentene dioxygenase; this encodes MAYITFLDTKKQIVKGNEVKDFLNSQDVIYEKWGVERLEGNLKENYSLSDAEKQQIIDSFRTEIDELSARRGYETEDIIVLSDATPNLDALLDKFKEEHHHTDDEVRFCVDGHGIFTLKGNDGRYFDVVMEPGDLISVPAYTRHWFTLCEDRKIKCIRIFVTPAGWEAIYEENTASAN